The following proteins come from a genomic window of Trifolium pratense cultivar HEN17-A07 linkage group LG4, ARS_RC_1.1, whole genome shotgun sequence:
- the LOC123919616 gene encoding TVP38/TMEM64 family membrane protein slr0305: MFLTWASALRITLLLLLIAAIVFACFTLPIEKILKDFLLWVHRDLGPWGPLALALAYIPLTIFAVPASVLTLGGGYLFGLPIGIVADSIGATMGAVAAFLVGGTIGKSFVVSKLKDYPQFRSVSIAIEKSGFKIVFLLRLVPLLPFNMLNYLLSVTPVPLGEYALASWLGMMPITMALVYAGTTLKDLSDVTRDMGEFSKTRLAFIIFSVVMSVVMMICVTKVAKSTLDKALAECEQDTDEASSSAEQPMVVGRSVDLNEPGRSVGLNEPLVEIEQDQEQDNQQK, translated from the exons ATGTTTTTGACATGGGCCTCTGCTCTAAGGATCACTCTTTTGCTTCTCCTTATTGCTGCTATTGTTTTCGCTTGCTTTACTCTCCCAATTGAAAag ATTCTGAAGGATTTCTTGCTATGGGTTCATCGCGATCTTGGTCCGTGGGGTCCACTTGCTTT GGCACTTGCTTACATTCCTTTGACTATATTCGCAGTTCCAGCTTCTGTACTTACA CTCGGCGGTGGTTATCTATTCGGCCTTCCAATTGGCATTGTTGCTGATTCTATTGGTGCAACCATGGGTGCTGTAGCTGCATTTCTTGTTGGTGGAACA ATTGGGAAATCATTTGTTGTTTCTAAGTTGAAGGATTATCCACAGTTTAGATCAGTGTCAATTGCAATTGAGAAATCTGGCTTTAAG ATTGTGTTTCTGCTTCGCCTTGTTCCGTTACTACCATTTAACATGTTAAATTACCTTCTTTCTGTGACTCCGGTTCCATTAGGCGAATACGCGTTGGCTTCCTGGTTAGGAATgatg CCAATAACGATGGCACTTGTGTATGCTGGAACAACGCTCAAAGATCTATCTGATGTGACACGTGATATGGGAGAGTTCTCGAAGACTCGTTTG GCTTTCATCATTTTTAGTGTAGTGATGTCTG TGGTTATGATGATTTGTGTTACTAAAGTTGCCAAGTCTACTTTAGATAAGGCATTGGCTGAATGTGAACAAGATACGGATGAAGCTTCATCTTCCGCGGAACAACCCATGGTCGTTGGACGTTCAGTAGATCTCAATGAGCCTGGACGTTCAGTAGGTCTCAATGAGCCTCTTGTAGAGATAGAACAGGATCAAGAACAAGACAATCAACAAAAGTAA
- the LOC123919618 gene encoding uncharacterized protein LOC123919618, whose translation MKSLMGKVQCFTLPSLGGCFDGCRDQAKGSGFGTRIWNLSDKPVELQIRVGSILKKIHTLKPGSSKRLKCKNIYKAYMPKSGSVGGSLKNLLYSYDETSHPYIWIHDTGSHNSLRMFNQQYISLEDMKDSSEIKIFRDHQRGSISVRKRMRSDFCSI comes from the coding sequence ATGAAGTCTCTCATGGGAAAAGTGCAATGTTTTACCCTTCCATCTCTTGGCGGTTGCTTTGACGGTTGTCGCGACCAAGCAAAAGGCTCGGGATTCGGAACGAGGATATGGAACCTAAGTGATAAGCCAGTGGAGCTGCAAATAAGGGTGGGATCAATACTGAAAAAGATTCATACATTGAAACCAGGGTCTTCAAAGAGATTGAAATGTAAAAACATTTATAAGGCATATATGCCTAAGAGTGGTAGTGTTGGTGGAAGCTTGAAGAACTTGTTGTATTCCTATGATGAAACTAGTCACCCTTATATTTGGATTCATGACACAGGGAGTCATAATTCTTTAAGGATGTTTAATCAACAATATATTAGCCTTGAGGATATGAAGGATTCTTCTGAGATCAAAATCTTTAGGGATCATCAAAGAGGTTCCATATCAGTTAGGAAGAGAATGAGATCAGATTTCTGCTCAATTTGA
- the LOC123919619 gene encoding protein BUD31 homolog 2-like: MPKVMTSRVKYPEGWELIEPTLRELQGKMREAENDPHDGKRKCETLWPIFKIAHQKSRYVFDLYHRRKEISKELYEFCLDQGYADRNLIAKWKKPGYERLCCLRCIQPRDHNYATTCVCRVPKQLREEKVIECVHCGCKGCASGD; encoded by the exons ATGCCAAAAGTGATGACAAGCCGAGTTAAATACCCAGAAGGCTGGGAACTAATTGAGCCTACGCTTCGTGAACTTCAAGGAAAGATGAGGGAAG CTGAGAATGATCCTCATGATGGCAAAAGAAAATGTGAGACTTTATGGCCTATATTCAAAATTGCACACCAGAAGAGCCGCTACGTATTTGACCTCTACCATCGGAGAAAGGAAATTTCTAAAGAATTGTATGAATTCTGTTTAGATCAAGGATATGCCGACCGCAATTTGATTGCAAAATGGAAGaag CCTGGTTATGAACGCCTATGTTGCTTGAGGTGCATACAGCCACGCGATCACAATTATGCCACAACTTGTGTTTGCAGAGTGCCCAAGCAACTCAGGGAGGAGAAGGTTATTGAATGTGTTCACTGTGGTTGCAAGGGTTGTGCAAGTGGGGACTGA
- the LOC123919617 gene encoding probable E3 ubiquitin-protein ligase LUL4, whose amino-acid sequence MKVKQGLKISKWCSISEERTGSGGVDTNIVCPVSVSVTVCASVEMGGSWSNGNNRNTRRRNSYHEHYPPPPPPAYYYHYSSQPLMPQPPQGYFPPPPLPHQYYSNGYTPPLHNHHPPFHATTNTQPSDVDLNLNVVQPLPLPPPPSYVDHETTKKVRNDVNLHKNTLQLHLDPNNPHHHLISFDFDALFDGRITIFYLAKEEEHKCRFVPLFPEAFEPITFPFEKGVGQKFCQPSGTGIDLGFFELDDLSNPSPEEDVFPLVICAETTPLEDHETPASSLLDASPHMQITQAVLEKIDGNAPFQVKVIRQILWIDQVRYELRELYGIGNSTAPDFDRNDPGKECVICMTEPKDTAVLPCRHMCMCSECAKALLLQSDKCPICRQAIEELIEIKINNGDDQ is encoded by the exons ATGAAAGTGAAACAAGGATTAAAAATTAGCAAGTGGTGTTCTATTTCTGAGGAAAGAACTGGATCTGGTGGAGTTGACACAAACATTGTCTGTCCTGTCTCTGTGTCTGTGACTGTGTGTGCTTCAGTTGAGATGGGTGGTTCATGGAGTAACGGTAATAACAGGAacacaagaagaagaaacagtTACCATGAACACtatccaccaccacctcctccagCATACTATTATCATTACTCTTCTCAGCCTCTCATGCCACAACCACCTCAAGGTTActttcctcctcctcctcttccTCATCAGTACTACTCAAATGGATACACTCCTCCACTTCATAATCATCACCCTCCTTTTCATGCAACAACAAATACTCAACCATCTGATgtagatttaaatttaaatgttgTTCAACCTCTACCACTTCCACCACCACCTTCTTATGTTGACCATGAAACCACTAAGAAAGTAAGGAATGATGTCAACTTGCATAAAAACACTCTCCAGCTCCATCTTGATCCCAACAATCCCCATCACCACTTGATTTCCTTCGATTTCGATGCCCTTTTCGATGGCAG AATTACGATCTTCTACTTAGCCAAAGAAGAAGAACATAAATGTAGGTTTGTTCCTCTATTTCCCGAAGCATTTGAGCCGATCACGTTTCCATTCGAGAAAGGAGTTggccagaaattttgtcagcctTCAGGAACAGGCATTGATTTAGGTTTCTTTGAGTTGGATGATCTTTCAAACCCTTCACCTGAAGAAGATGTATTTCCCCTTGTAATATGTGCCGAAACAACCCCTTTGGAAGATCATGAAACTCCTGCTAGTTCCTTACTAGATGCATCCCCTCACATGCAAATAACTCAAGCTGTCTTGGAGAAAATCGATGGTAATGCTCCTTTCCAGGTTAAAGTTATTAGGCAGATTCTATGGATCGATCAAGTTCGTTATGAGCTCAGAGAGTTATATGGAATTGGTAACTCAACAGCACCTGATTTTGATCGTAATGATCCTGGAAAGGAGTGTGTAATATGCATGACTGAACCCAAGGATACTGCTGTCTTACCTTGCCGACACATG TGTATGTGCAGTGAGTGTGCAAAAGCTTTGCTGTTACAATCAGATAAATGCCCTATATGCCGCCAAGCTATCGAGGAGCTTATAGAGATCAAGATAAACAATGGCGACGACCAATGA